A window of Nocardiopsis sp. Huas11 genomic DNA:
ACTCTTCGGCGCCGAGCACGCCAACGTCCAACCGCACTCGGGCGCCCAGGCCAACACCGCCGTGTACTTCGCGCTGCTCAAGCCCGGCGACACCATCCTGGGCCTGGACCTGGCCCACGGCGGGCACCTGACGCACGGCATGCGGATCAACTACTCCGGCAAGATCCTCAACGCCGTGGCCTACCACGTACGCGAGCAGGACGGCACCGTCGACTACGACGAGGTCGCGGCGCTGGCCAAGGAGCACCAGCCCAAGATGATCGTCGCGGGCTGGTCCGCCTACCCGCGCCGGCTCGACTTCGAGCGGTTCCGCCAGATCGCCGACGAGACCGGCGCCCTGCTCATGGTCGACATGGCCCACTTCGCGGGCCTGGTCGCGGCCGGACTGCACCCCAACCCGGTGCCGTTCGCCGACGTGGTCACCACGACCACGCACAAGACCCTGGGCGGCCCGCGCGGCGGCATGATCCTGTCCAAGGCAGCGCTGGGCAAGAAGATCAACTCCGCGGTCTTCCCGGGCATGCAGGGCGGCCCGCTGGAGCACGTCATCGCCGCCAAGGCCGTCTCGTTCAAGGTCGCCGCGAGCGAGGCCTTCGCCGAGCGCCAGCGCCGCACGGTGGCCGGGGCCAAGCTGCTCGCCGAGCGCCTGATGCGGCCCGACATGGGCGCGGCCGGCGTGAAGGTGCTCACGGGCGGCACCGACGTGCACCTGGTCCTGGTGGACCTGGTGCACTCGCCGCTCAACGGCCAGGAGGCCGAGGACCGCCTGCACTCGGTCGGGATCACGGTCAACCGCAACGCGGTGCCGGGCGACCCGCGCCCGCCGATGGTCACCTCGGGCCTGCGCATCGGCACCCCGGCCCTGGCCACACGCGGGTTCGGCGAGGAGGACTTCACCGAGGTCTCCGACGTCATCGCCCAGGCCCTCAAGCCGGAGTTCGACGCCCAGGCCCTGAGCGCGCGCGTTCGGGCCCTGGCCGCCAAACACCCGCTCTACCCCAACCTGTAGAGCCCTGCCGTGCGGGGCCCCGTGCCCCGCACGGCAGTTCTGTACCAGGGCCCTGTACTCAACGAGGAGGACGGCCATGGCCATCAGCGTCTTCGACCTGTTCAAGATCGGAATCGGCCCGTCGAGTTCGCACACGGTCGGCCCGATGAAGGCCGCGCGGACCTTCGCGGGGCGCCTGCGCGAGGACGGGCTCCTGGCCGCCACGGAACACGTGCGCGCGGAGCTGTACGGCTCGCTGGCCCTCACCGGCAAGGGGCACGGCAGTGACACCGCGGTCATCCTGGGACTGATGGGCCACCTGCCCGAGAGCGTCGACGTGGACGCGGTCCCCGACCTGGTCCGACGGGTGCGCGAGGAGCGGACCCTGGAGCTGGGCGGACCCGAGGGCCCGAAGGTGGCCTTCGACCCCGCCGTGGACGTGGACTTCCGCCGCAAGGAGAGCCTGCCCGACCACCCCAACGGCATGCGGTTCGTGGCGCTGGACGCCGCGGGCGTGGAGCTGGCGGCCAAGGTGTACTACTCCGTCGGCGGCGGGTTCGTCGTGGACGAGCGGGCCGCGGGCGCCGACCGGATCAAGGCCGACGACACCGAGGTCCCCCATCCGTTCTCCAGCGCCGAGGAGCTGCTGGAGATCTGCGCGGACACCGGCATGTCGATCAGCGCCGTCATGCTCGCCAACGAGCAGGCCTTCGGACGCACGCCCGCCGAGATCCGCGCCGAACTGCTCACGATCTGGGCGGCGATGCGCCAGTGCTTGCGCCGCGGGGTCATGACCGAGGGCAGCCTGCCCGGCGGGCTCAAGGTGCCGCGCCGCGCGCACCGGCTGTACCGCCAGCTGGGCGGGGTGTGCGACGAGTCAGGGCTGCTGGCCCCCACGACCGCCGACCCGGACCCGATGCGGGGCAGCGACTGGATCACCCTGTACGCGCTGGCGGTCAACGAGGAGAACGCCGCGGGCGGGCGCGTGGTGACCGCCCCGACCAACGGAGCGGCGGGGATCGTCCCGGCGGTGCTGCACTATTACGCGCACTTCAGCCCGGGGGCCGGTGACGACGGGGTCGTGCGGTTCATGCTGACCGCCGCCGCGATCGGCCTGCTGTTCAAGCAGAACGCGTCGATCTCGGGCGCGGAGGTCGGCTGCCAGGGCGAGGTGGGCTCGGCGTCCTCGATGGCCGCCGGCGGCCTGGCCGAGGTGCTGGGCGGCACTCCGGCCCAGGTGGAGAACGCGGCGGAGATCGCGATGGAGCACAACCTGGGGCTGACCTGCGACCCGATCGGCGGCCTGGTCCAGGTGCCGTGCATCGAGCGCAACGCGCTGGCCTCGGTCAAGGCCATCAGCGCCGCCCGCATCGCCCTGCGCGGCGACGGCAGCCACTTCGTGTCGCTGGACAAGGTCATCCGGACGATGCGCGACACCGGCCGCGACATGATGGACAAGTACAAGGAGACCTCGCGCGGCGGCCTCGCCGTCAACGTCATCGAGTGCTGACCGACGTCAGGGAACCGCGTGGAACGTCCGTAGCGCGTCGGCGATTTCGCCCACGTCGTCGAGTTTCCCGGTAGCGACGTCCAACACGAACTGTTCCGCCCGCTCCTCGTCCACCGGTGTGATCAGAGGTGCGCCGTTCAATTCCAGGAAGGTGGCGGTGCAGTTCCAGGCCGCGCGCTTGTTGCCGTCGACGAACACGTGGTTCCTGGCGAGAGACTGCATGAGCGCCGCGCCCTTGTCGAAGAGGCTCGGATAATGCTCCACTCCGAAGGATGAGGACCGTGGCCGATGGACCGCGCTCTCCAACAGCCCGTGGTCGCGTACGGCCGCGTCCTGCCGCCTCTGTGCCAGCGCCATCGACGTGATGTCGACCACCAGGTCCATGGTCAGGTAGATGACCGGTTTCGAGCCCATCTACTGGGCAAGTCGCTCGTTGAGACCGGCGGAGGCTCGGGTGACACGCGCGGCGATCGCCATGACCCGGCGCCGCTGGATGCTGGACAGCACACTTTCGTGCGCCAGCTTTTTGACGCTGGTCTCCTCAGCCGCCGCGGCCTGACGGATCTGCTCCATCTCCTCTTCCGTGAACTCGATGTTCAGTGCGGGCATGACCTCTCCCTCGTTGGTACCAAGTCTGGTACCAGAGTACCCGGAGGGCTCCGGGCCGCACCTGGATATCACCGGATTCACGTGGCGGGAGGGACTGACGAGTTCCGATAGTCGCGGCCGCGGTCGGGGTCCCGGGGGACGAGTGCGCTGAGGCGGTAGGCGGTGGGGCGGGTCCCGCGCCCGCACAGGACGTCGACCCGCAGGTCCTCGTCCGCGAAGCGGTCCAGGGCCCCGGCCGGGCGGGCGCGGAAGGCGCGCCACTCCGCCTCGTCGGTGGTCTCGAAGATGACCTTCCACCGGCCCTCGTTCTCCCGCTGTTCCCGAGCCGCGCGGCGGCGTGCCTCGCGTTCACGTCTGCGCCTCTGTCCTGGCATGCGGCCCATCGTAGAACGGCGCCCCGCTGTCGCGGGGTCAGTGCAACGATTCCCGTCCGGCCTCCCGAGGGCGCAGTCGCCGTTCGTCCACCACGACGTCCAGCAGGGCGAGTTCGACCACGTAGGCGACGTCCGCCTCCCGCAGCCCGAGGTCGTTATGCCCTCGCCACCGCTTGAGCAGCCCCTTGAACCAGGTCCCCTCGTGCCGCGCCGAGCCGCCGTGGTGCGTGGTCGACGGCGGGTTCGCGGTCCGTGCCCCGCTGCACTTCTTCCGTAAACCCAACACCGAGTTCGCCCTGCGGTTCACCGGTCCCACGGGGATGGACGCCCAACGCCTGTGGACGTTCTCCGTGTTCATCAGCGCGCTCGACGAGAGGGACGAGTACCGCACACGAACGCACGAGTTCGAGATCACCGAGGTCTCCGGCAACGCGGCCCGCGTCCCGGATTCCCTCCAAGAACACGGCGACTGGGTGGAACAGCTCTTCTACGGCCTGCGGGCCCTCACGGGGAACCACTACCACCTGCGCACCCTCGACAGCGAGATCGCCCGGGACGCCGAGCTGCTCCCGCGGCGGGCGGACGAGGACGAGGGCCCGTCCTGACAACCGGCCCTCAGGCGTTCGCGCCGCCCATGTCCATGTGCACGAACTCCCACAGGTGGTCGTCCGGGTCGGCCACCGTGCGCGAGTACATGCCGGACTCGTCCATGGTCGAGAGCGCCCGGCCTCCTGCCTCGGCCGCCGCGTCGGCCAGGGTGTCGGCCTCCTGCCTGCTGTCCACCGTCAGCGCCGTGATCAGCTCCGATCCGGCGGCGCCGGGCGGCGATCCCTCGGGGAGGAAGCTCCGGAAGTAGGAGTCCTCCAGCAGCATGACGAAGGCGGCGTCGCTCACGATCATGCACAGGGCCTTGTCGTCGGAGAACTCCGGGTTGAAGGAGAACCCCAGCGCGGTCCAGAACGCGTGGGTGGCGCCGATGTCGCGCACGGGCAGGTTCACGAAGGTCATTCTCGTCATGACGGCAACGTAACCCCGGATCAGGCCTGCGGCGGGTGCTCCCACACCGACTTTGCCAAGCCGGGCCGGTCCGCACCCGCCGGAACCGTCACACCTCGGTCGGCTCGGCGGCCTCGACCGGTGCGGGCGCCTTGGTCACCAGGCTGGCCACGACCAGGGCGACCAGCGCCGCGGGCAGGGCGACGATGACCCCGTTGAGGTCGCCCGGCGCCCCGGCCATCTGCCAGCCGATCGTGGTGGCGGCGCCGGCCACGAGGGCGGCGACCGCACCGGCGGTGGTGGCCCGCTTCCAGAACAGCACCGCGAACACCACCGGCGTGATGGCCGCGCCGTAGATCGTGTACGAGTACATCTGCAGTTCGAGGACGGTCGGGAAGAACAGCCCCAGACCGAACGCCACGACCGCGATGCCCAGGACCGACAGCCGCTGCACCACCAGGGCCCGCCGCTGGCCGACGTCGCCCGCCCAGCGGGCGTACAGGTCGTAGGCGATGTTGGAGGCGGCCGAGAGCATGAACGACGACCCCGTGGTGATGACGAAGGCGACCGCGCCCGCCAGGATGAGCCCGCCCAGGACGGCCGGCAGGTGGCCCTCGGAGGCCAGGCCGAGGATGGACATGTCCCCGTTGATGCCGGGCATGAGGATCGCGGCCGCCGAGGCCAGCAGGACGACGGGGACGAACACCAGGAAGCTGGTGAACAGCATTCCCAGGGTCGAGGAGCGGGCCTCGCGCTCGTTCTTGGCCGCGGTGAGGCGCTGGTAGATGTTCTGGTCGGCGAGCAGCAGCAGGAACAGCGGCAGGAAGTAGCCGAGCAGTTGCAGGGCGGTGAGCCCGCCGGTGAACGTCGTCGACTGCTCGGGCAGGCCCTTCCAGTACGCGGCCGGGCCTCCGATGGCGGCGAAGACCAGCGGCAGGGACACGAACAGGCCGAGCACGATGAGGATGGCCGAGAAGAAGTCGGTGTAGGCGACCGAGAACAGGCCGCCGGTCACGGTGAGGAGGGTGACCACGACCGCGACCAGGATGGTCCCCTGGGTCGCCGACAGCGGCGTGATCAGGCTGACGACGTAGCCGCCCCCGATGAACTGCGAGGCGACCAGGCCGACGTAGGCCAGCGCGGTCACTACGGCGGCCACGGTTCGCACCCCCGTGCCGAACCGCACCTCCAGCAGTTCGGGGATGGTGTGCCGGGAGGCCCTGCGGATGCGGCGGGCCGCCAGCAGCAGGACCAGGATTCCCAGCGGCGTGCCCAGGAAGAAGACCAGCCCGGCGATCGGGCCGTAGGTGTAGGCGAAGTTCGCGCCGCCGATGATGGTGCCCGAGCCGACCCAGGTGACCAGCATCGTGGCGACCATGACGGGCTTGGGCAGGCTGCGCCCGGCGAAGAGGAAGTCGTCCCCGCCGCGCAGGCGGCCGGAACGGGCGAAGTACAGCGCGATGCCGACCATGGCCAGGAGGTACACGGCGAGGATCGCGACATGGATCGTCTGCATGGGCCGCCTTCAGGGTGAGATGGGGGAAGTCCTGCCGAACACCGGCCGGACGAACTCCGACCGGCTCATGTAAACAGCCCATCCGTGAATCATGCAACACTTATTGCACTCAGTGTGGCTCAGATCACTCATCTCGTGTGCGGGCTCCGTTTCCCCAGGCCACCGCCCCGGACACCGCTCAGAAGAGCTCCGCCCGCTCCCACAGCCGCTCGGCGTCGCGCACCGCCCGCAGCACCGACTCCCCGCCCACGCGGGCGAGTTCGGACAGGATCGCGTGCACCACCGCCATCGACGGCGTGAGGGAGGGGAACATGGTCACGCTCTCGCTGGGCACTACCACCACGTGCGCCGCGCCCGCGACCAGCGGGGAGTCCCGGCGGTCGGTGATCACCGCGACCGGCACCGACCGCTCCCGCGCGATGAGCGCCGCCGAGCGCAGCGCCGTGGGCAGCCGCCACAGGTCACAGGCCACCAGCAGGTCGCCCTCGCCCATCTTGGACAACACGTTGACCAGCGATGTTCCGCCGAGATCGCGCATCTGGACGTCGTAGCCCATCGTCGAGGCCGCGTGCGCGAGCTGCAGTCCCGGCGCCGCGAAGGTGCCCGAACCCAGCACGAGCGTGCGCCGGGCGCCGTGGACCGCCGCCGCGAGCGCCCGCACCGTCTCGACGTCGATGGTGCTCTCCAGCAGGCGGAGTCCCTCCACGTCGGCGCGCACGGCCGCCCGGACCGGGTCGGCGTCGGCGCCGGCGTGCTCGGCCAGGACCTCGCCGGCGCTGAGCGAGGCCAGGTAGCGCGACCGCAGCTCCAGGCGCAGCGCCGGCCAGCCGGCGAAGCCCAGCGCCTGGGCGGCGCGCACTACCGTGGCGACGTTGACCTGCGCGCGTTCGGCCAGCTCGGCCGTGCTCGCGTACGAGGCGAACCTCGGCTCGTCGCGCAGCACGCGGACCACCCGCTCGGCGGCGCGCCCGAGCCGCCCACCCGCCAGCGCCGCCTCGATCCAGTCCGACATCGCCCCTCCGTCTCCGGTGCGGCACCGCCGGACTCCCCGGTACGCACCGCCCCTCAAGCGATACCACCACCCGCCCGCGCACCCGCTCAGTGATGCAACATATATTGCAGGAAGGTGTCCAACCGCTCCACCGGAGGTGTCCATGACCCCATCCACCCGCCCCGCCGTCCTCTTCACCGGCGCAGGCCTGCTCGACCCCGAGGACGGCACCCGGACGCCGGACTCCTGGCTCCTGGTGACGGAGGGCCGTATCACCGGGAGCGGCCGGGGACCCGCGCCGGAGACCGCGCCCGGCACCGAGGTCGTCGACCTCGCGGGCGCCACCCTGATGCCCGGCCTCATCGACGCCCACGTGCACCCCACCGCGTTCAGCGCCGACCTCGGCGCCGCGATGGACCACGCCCCCTCCTACGTCGCCTCCTACGCGGGCCGCGCCCTGGAGGCCATGCTCCGCCGCGGCTTCACCACGGTCCGCGACGTCGCCGGCGGCGACTGGGGCCTGTCCCAGGCGGTCGACGAAGGGCTCGTCAACGGGCCGCGGCTCATGTTCGGCGGCAAGGCGCTGTCCCAGACGGGCGGCCACGGGGACTTCCGCGGACCCGGCCGCCAGGGCAACGACACCCATGCCTGCTGCCCCGGGGCCGGACTCGTGTGCGACGGACCCGTCGAGTTCCGCCGCGCCGCCCGCGAACAGCTGCGCACCGGCGCCCACCACCTCAAGATCATGCTCTCCGGCGGGGTCGCCTCCCCCACCGACCGCATCGACTCCACCCAGTCGTCCGAGGACGAGATCCGCGCCGTCGTGGAGGAGGCCGAGGCCGCCAACCGCTACGTCACCGGGCACGCCTACACCGCGCGCGCCGTCAACCGCGGCCTGCGCCTGGGCGTGCGCTGCATCGAGCACGGCAACCTCATCGACGAGAGCAGCCTCGAACTGTTCCTGGAGCACGACGCCTACCTGGTGCCCACCCTGGTCACCTACCAGGAGCTGTCCCGCCAGGGCGCGGCCAACGGCCTGCCGCCGGCCGGTCAGGACAAGGTCGACACCGTGCTCACCAAGGGCCTGGAGGCGCTGCGCATGGCGCACGAGGCAGGGGTGAACCTCGTCTACGGCTCCGACCTGCTCGGCGGGATGCAGAACCACCAGAACGAGGAGTTCGCCATCCGCGGCCGGGTGCAGCCCGCCGCCGACGTCGTGCGCGCGGCCACCGTCAACGCCGCCCGGCTGCTCGGCCTGGAGGGCGAGATCGGCACCCTCCGCGACGGCGCCCGCGCCGACCTCGTCGTCGTGGACGGCGACCCGCTCGCCGACATCGGCGTGCTCGCCGACCCCGACAACGTCCGCGCCGTGCTGCGCGACGGCCGCGTCCGCCACGAGCACACCGCGGACTGACCACCGCCGCCCGCTCGATCCGACGGCGCCGGCCGGCCCGTCCCGGCCTCGTCCGCCCCGCCCCGGTCCGCGCTCTCGTGTCCACACGCGCCACAGGGCCGACCGCCGCGACACGCGCGGCGGCCGGCCCCCGCTCGCCCGGTCAGGCCAGGCTGCGGCGCGGGTTCTTGGCGGGGGCGGTCATCGACATCCGCACCACCGCCGGGACCCGCTCCTGCTCCAGTGCGCGGCGCAGGTCGGCCAGGGCCTCGGACCGCACCCGCCGCCACACCCCCGCCACGTCCGCGTCGTCCTCCAGCGTCAGCGCCAGGCGCAGGTGCGGCTCGTCGCTGGACTCGGTCAGCCGTGCCCGGGCCCGGCGCACGCCCGGATACTCGGCGACCTCCTGCTCCAGGGCGCCGCGCGCCACGCTCTCGCTGATCTCCACCCGCCCCTCGGGGGCCTGTTCCAGGACCAGGCGGCCCAGCGTGTCGTTCATGCCCTGCACGAGCAGCCAGCGCAGAGCGAGGAAGGCCGCGACGAAGGCCAGCGCCACCGCGACGTAGGGCGCCCACCGGCTCCCGAGCACCTCCTGGGCGGCGGGCCCCAGGAGGGCCTGCCCGGCCAGGTCCGCGCCGAACAGCCCCTGTCCCAGCGCCAGCGCGCCCAGACCGCCCGCCAGGAGCACTCCGCCCACCAGCGTCAGGCCGAGCCGGTTGCCCCGCGCCGACCTGCGATTCCTGTCCCGCGCCATCGTCAACCCTCCGCGTGCCGCACGTGCGTGACGATCCGCATGCTGCGCAGCGGCGCCAACTCCTCCAGCCGCCGCTCCACCGCCGCGGTCACCCCCTCGGCCAGCCCCTCCGACGTGCGCATGCCGGTCCGCACGTGCACCCGCAGCCGGTGGCCCCGGACCACCACGTGCGCACTCTCCACACCGCCGACCTCCTGCGCGGCCGCGCTCACCGCCCGGCGCAGCGCCGGCCGCGTCAGGCCGACCACCAGCGCCGGGTCCCCCGTGCGCAGCGCCGTCCAGCGGCTCCGGCCCGGCGCGAGCGCCAGCACGATCAGCGCCAGCCCGATCAGCGCCAGGACCGCGGAGGCGATCTGCACCGAGGGCTGCGACCAGGTCGTGGTGGCCGCGAACTCCCCGGCCCGCCCGACCGGGATCAGCCCCAGCGGACTGCCGGCCAGGGCGGAGATGACCTCGGCCGCCGCCACCACGGCCACCAACAGAATCGCCAGCCCCGTGATCACCGCGGGCCACGACCGGCGGGGGCGGAACGTGTGGACCGCCACCCGTGTCGCCTTCCGCTCCACGCCCTGGTCCGGGCGGCCGAGCACCTCTTCGACGGTGGTCATGTCAGCGCACCAACTCCGCGATCTCGATGTCGATGTGGTGGACGGTCCTGCCGGTCGTCCACTCGACCCGGTCCTTGACGTGTTCGCGCACCCGGCCCGCGACCTCGCGCACGGCCAACGGGTAGCGCACGGCGATCCGCAGCCGCAGCAGGACGACGTCACCGCTCGTCCGGGCGCGGGCGGGACGCGCGCGGATCGCGCGCGCCCCGTCCACTTCGCTCACTGCGCGGGCCGCCGCCTTCTCGATGACGCCCGAGGCGATCTCCGTGCGGCCGCCGGGGTCACGGGCGGGTCCGCCTTCGCGGAGCCGTCCCGTCCTCCCCCGCGGCTCGGTGTCCACTCGCTGGCGGGGTACCGCGTCGGTTCGTGTTCCGGCCACGTCGCCCCTCAGGCCGATCGCCGCGTGAACATCTCGGCCAGGTCGATCTCGCCCTCCATCGCCCGGCCGGCGACGAAGCCGACCAGCCCGAGGACCAGGACCAGCGCGAAGGCCGTGAAACCGCCGAACGCGCCGGCCAGACCCAGTACTGTCCCGTAGGACAACCCAACGATCGGCCACATGGCTTCCCCCTCTTGTCCAGCTGTGTCCAGCACCCTGTCACCTCAACCACTCGCGCGGCTGCCCCCGCCGAGTCCCGCGACCACGTCCTCGACGTAGACGTGGACGGCCCGGCCGGCCGCCATCGGTGCCAGGACGGCCCGGATCTCAGCCGTGATGTCCTGGATCGGGCGGCCGTACCGGACCACCACGCCGACCTCGACATGGTCGTCGCGGACCGCGACTCCGCGCACCCGTCCGCCCGGCACGGGTGTCTGGAGGGTTCCGAACCCTCCTGCCGACAGCTCTACGACGTCCGGGCGGTCCGCGACGGCCTCCGCCAGCACGCGGGCCACCTCACCCGGGTCACGGGCGTCGGCCGCCACTACCGGACCCGTGACTCGGAGGCCGCGTCCTCGTCACCCTGGTCGTCGTCGGGCAGGTGGATGTCGCCCACCTTGATGTTGATCTCCGTGACCTCCAGGCCGGTCATGCGCTCGACGGCCGAGGTGACGTTGCGGCGCACCGCCGCGGCCATGTCCTGGATGGCGGTGCCGTACTCGACGACGACGTCGATGTCGACGGCCGCCTGGCGCTCACCGACCTCGACCGCCACCCCGCGCGCGACCGACGAGTCGCCCCCGGTCATGGCCTCCCTGACGGCACCGACCGCGCGGGCCGCTCCGCCGCCCATGGCGTGCACACCGCCGATCTCCCGTGCCGCCATTCCGGCGATCTTGGCCACGACGGCGTCGGCGATCTGGGTCCGGCCCGACCCGTCGTGCGACGTGCTCTGCCCGCTCCTGGCCGTGCGTGCTTCCGGCACTGCGGCCTCGGTCCTCGTATCCGACACTGGTTCCCCTTCCGCGGTGGTGGGACGGCTCTGCTGCGACGGTGTCAGCGGTTGAAGGTGTCCTTGATCCGCTTGGTCGCCGACTCGGCCGCCTCGGCGGCCTTGCCCTTGAACTCCTGGGCCTTCTCCTTGGCCTTGTCCGCGGTGTCCTTGGCCTGGCCCTTGGCCTGGTCGGTCTTGCCCTCGGCCTCCGTGCCCCTGTCCCCGGTGGCCTTGCCGAACGCTTCCTTGCCCTTGCCGACCGCGTCGTCGAAGTGCTTGCCCATGAGTGCCCCCTGCCGGGTCACACGACCCGGAAATAGCTGACCGAAACCCGTCCGACGGTGTACTCCAGGCCGTCGCACGAGTATGGAACCATTCACACCATATACACACCGTGAGCCACAGACAAGATACTCTGAGCGATAATTCGCAGGTCACGAGGGTCATGTCAAGACCATGTGTGCCCCAATTCCCGACCGGAAACCCACCCGGCCCCAGAAACACCGAAGGGGCGCCCGAAGGCGCCCCCCATGTGTCCGAAAAAAGTTTCCGACGGCCGTCCCCTGGCGGGTCAGCCGAAGATGACGGTCTTCTCGCCGTTCATCAGCACACGGCGCTGCGCGTGCCAGTTCACCGCGCGCGCCAACGCCACCGACTCCAGGTCGCGGCCGATCGCCGTCAGCCGCTCCGGGCTGTCGGTGTGGGCCACCCGGGAGACCTCCTGCTCGATGATCGGTCCCTCGTCGAGGTCGGCGGTGACGTAGTGGGCGGTCGCGCCGATGAGCTTGACGCCGCGCGCGTGGGCCTGGTGGTAGGGGCGCGCGCCCTTGAAGCTCGGCAGGAACGAATGGTGGATGTTGATGATCCGGCCGGACATCTTGGTGCACAGCTGCTCCGAGAGCACCTGCATGTACCGGGCCAGGACGATGAGGTCCACGTCGTAGGAGCCGACCAGCTCCAGCAGCCGCGCCTCCTGCTCCGGCTTGGACTGGGCGTTGACCGGCAGGTGGTGGAAGTCCACCCCGTAGGAGTCGGCCAGGAACCCCAGGTCGGGGTGGTTGGAGACCACGGCCGCGATGTCGACGTCGAGCAGGCCGCTGCGCTGGCGGTAGAGCAGGTCGTTGAGGCAGTGCCCGAACTTGGACACCATCACGATCATGCGGGGGCGCACGTCGGTCGCCTGCAGGCTCCACTCCACGACCGGGTCGCCGGCCCCCTCGCCGAAGTCCCCGGCCAGGGCGGCGAACGCGCCGCGCAGGGTGTCCTCGCCCACCACGCCGTGCTCGCCGCGCTCGGCGAGGAACTGCATGCGCAGGAAGAACCGACCGGTGTAGTGGTCGCCGTACTGCTGACTCTCGGTGATGTTGCAACCGTGGTCGGACAGCAGGTTGGCCACCGCCGCGACGATGCCCCGGCTGTCGGGGCACGAAAGGGTCAGGATGTACTCGCGCTCACTCATGGATCGGTTCCACTCCCGGGATCGGACCGGCTGATCAGCCGTGACCTCCCAGAGTAGCGAGCCCGCGCAAACCGCGGGTCCCGATCCCCCGGCTCCGTGCCCCTCCCCGCGGAGCCCACCGCGACGAGAT
This region includes:
- the glyA gene encoding serine hydroxymethyltransferase; translated protein: MATDNTLDQTLSELDPEVSAAVNAELARQRDTLEMIASENFAPQAVLEAQGTALTNKYAEGYPGRRYYGGCEHVDVVEQLAIDRAKALFGAEHANVQPHSGAQANTAVYFALLKPGDTILGLDLAHGGHLTHGMRINYSGKILNAVAYHVREQDGTVDYDEVAALAKEHQPKMIVAGWSAYPRRLDFERFRQIADETGALLMVDMAHFAGLVAAGLHPNPVPFADVVTTTTHKTLGGPRGGMILSKAALGKKINSAVFPGMQGGPLEHVIAAKAVSFKVAASEAFAERQRRTVAGAKLLAERLMRPDMGAAGVKVLTGGTDVHLVLVDLVHSPLNGQEAEDRLHSVGITVNRNAVPGDPRPPMVTSGLRIGTPALATRGFGEEDFTEVSDVIAQALKPEFDAQALSARVRALAAKHPLYPNL
- a CDS encoding L-serine ammonia-lyase, translated to MAISVFDLFKIGIGPSSSHTVGPMKAARTFAGRLREDGLLAATEHVRAELYGSLALTGKGHGSDTAVILGLMGHLPESVDVDAVPDLVRRVREERTLELGGPEGPKVAFDPAVDVDFRRKESLPDHPNGMRFVALDAAGVELAAKVYYSVGGGFVVDERAAGADRIKADDTEVPHPFSSAEELLEICADTGMSISAVMLANEQAFGRTPAEIRAELLTIWAAMRQCLRRGVMTEGSLPGGLKVPRRAHRLYRQLGGVCDESGLLAPTTADPDPMRGSDWITLYALAVNEENAAGGRVVTAPTNGAAGIVPAVLHYYAHFSPGAGDDGVVRFMLTAAAIGLLFKQNASISGAEVGCQGEVGSASSMAAGGLAEVLGGTPAQVENAAEIAMEHNLGLTCDPIGGLVQVPCIERNALASVKAISAARIALRGDGSHFVSLDKVIRTMRDTGRDMMDKYKETSRGGLAVNVIEC
- a CDS encoding type II toxin-antitoxin system death-on-curing family toxin, with translation MGSKPVIYLTMDLVVDITSMALAQRRQDAAVRDHGLLESAVHRPRSSSFGVEHYPSLFDKGAALMQSLARNHVFVDGNKRAAWNCTATFLELNGAPLITPVDEERAEQFVLDVATGKLDDVGEIADALRTFHAVP
- a CDS encoding VOC family protein, producing MTRMTFVNLPVRDIGATHAFWTALGFSFNPEFSDDKALCMIVSDAAFVMLLEDSYFRSFLPEGSPPGAAGSELITALTVDSRQEADTLADAAAEAGGRALSTMDESGMYSRTVADPDDHLWEFVHMDMGGANA
- a CDS encoding sodium:solute symporter yields the protein MQTIHVAILAVYLLAMVGIALYFARSGRLRGGDDFLFAGRSLPKPVMVATMLVTWVGSGTIIGGANFAYTYGPIAGLVFFLGTPLGILVLLLAARRIRRASRHTIPELLEVRFGTGVRTVAAVVTALAYVGLVASQFIGGGYVVSLITPLSATQGTILVAVVVTLLTVTGGLFSVAYTDFFSAILIVLGLFVSLPLVFAAIGGPAAYWKGLPEQSTTFTGGLTALQLLGYFLPLFLLLLADQNIYQRLTAAKNEREARSSTLGMLFTSFLVFVPVVLLASAAAILMPGINGDMSILGLASEGHLPAVLGGLILAGAVAFVITTGSSFMLSAASNIAYDLYARWAGDVGQRRALVVQRLSVLGIAVVAFGLGLFFPTVLELQMYSYTIYGAAITPVVFAVLFWKRATTAGAVAALVAGAATTIGWQMAGAPGDLNGVIVALPAALVALVVASLVTKAPAPVEAAEPTEV
- a CDS encoding MurR/RpiR family transcriptional regulator: MSDWIEAALAGGRLGRAAERVVRVLRDEPRFASYASTAELAERAQVNVATVVRAAQALGFAGWPALRLELRSRYLASLSAGEVLAEHAGADADPVRAAVRADVEGLRLLESTIDVETVRALAAAVHGARRTLVLGSGTFAAPGLQLAHAASTMGYDVQMRDLGGTSLVNVLSKMGEGDLLVACDLWRLPTALRSAALIARERSVPVAVITDRRDSPLVAGAAHVVVVPSESVTMFPSLTPSMAVVHAILSELARVGGESVLRAVRDAERLWERAELF
- a CDS encoding amidohydrolase family protein gives rise to the protein MTPSTRPAVLFTGAGLLDPEDGTRTPDSWLLVTEGRITGSGRGPAPETAPGTEVVDLAGATLMPGLIDAHVHPTAFSADLGAAMDHAPSYVASYAGRALEAMLRRGFTTVRDVAGGDWGLSQAVDEGLVNGPRLMFGGKALSQTGGHGDFRGPGRQGNDTHACCPGAGLVCDGPVEFRRAAREQLRTGAHHLKIMLSGGVASPTDRIDSTQSSEDEIRAVVEEAEAANRYVTGHAYTARAVNRGLRLGVRCIEHGNLIDESSLELFLEHDAYLVPTLVTYQELSRQGAANGLPPAGQDKVDTVLTKGLEALRMAHEAGVNLVYGSDLLGGMQNHQNEEFAIRGRVQPAADVVRAATVNAARLLGLEGEIGTLRDGARADLVVVDGDPLADIGVLADPDNVRAVLRDGRVRHEHTAD
- a CDS encoding alkaline shock response membrane anchor protein AmaP, whose product is MARDRNRRSARGNRLGLTLVGGVLLAGGLGALALGQGLFGADLAGQALLGPAAQEVLGSRWAPYVAVALAFVAAFLALRWLLVQGMNDTLGRLVLEQAPEGRVEISESVARGALEQEVAEYPGVRRARARLTESSDEPHLRLALTLEDDADVAGVWRRVRSEALADLRRALEQERVPAVVRMSMTAPAKNPRRSLA
- a CDS encoding DUF6286 domain-containing protein is translated as MTTVEEVLGRPDQGVERKATRVAVHTFRPRRSWPAVITGLAILLVAVVAAAEVISALAGSPLGLIPVGRAGEFAATTTWSQPSVQIASAVLALIGLALIVLALAPGRSRWTALRTGDPALVVGLTRPALRRAVSAAAQEVGGVESAHVVVRGHRLRVHVRTGMRTSEGLAEGVTAAVERRLEELAPLRSMRIVTHVRHAEG